In Vicia villosa cultivar HV-30 ecotype Madison, WI linkage group LG7, Vvil1.0, whole genome shotgun sequence, the DNA window ACTTTCCAAGTGATCCAACAATTCTTTGGCTTGACAGGAACCAAAATCAGGGTCTGCATCTTGATGATGCCACACCAAAGCACTTTCCTTAATTTCAATATTAGATCCATCAGTTGCTTCTGTATATGACTGCATGACAGGCTCCACTATCTGTTTCCAATCAAGGTCCGCAGACAAGTGACTGGTTTCCCATTCGGAGTCGCTATTCCACCTGCAGATGTAAAATACATTAGCATTATAATTTTTCTATTATCTTTAAGGCCAGAGGAAGAAACAACTGCGACATTACTTACCTTAGAAAGTACCCATGTTCAGCTGCAAGTCCCAGCATTTTGCATGAAGCAAACCAGTCACTCAGAGAATCTCTTGCCCTTCCACTAACAATGAATACAATATTCTTGCTATCATTACACAGAGCATTAAGCACAGATATGACTTCAGCGCTGGGGGTTTTATTAATGGAAGTTTGTGGTACAATAGTGCCATCATAATCAAGAAAGATGGCCCTTCTTTTGGTTCTTTTGTAAGCTGATACAATATGGTCAATGGACAGCTTTCTAAAACCATGAGAAAGAGAAATAACTCTGAATCCCAACCCCAAACCAATTCCCCAGCACCTTTTAGTGTAATGATCTTTGCAGGCTCTCTCCAAATCCTGCATAAAACTGCGTGCCCAATATGCCACATCGTGAGAACTTACATAACGATAGTGTTTCTCATGGCGCAACTTTTTCTCCGAATCTCTCATGGTGAGAGCCAAATTCAGAGCATCAGCAACTGCATCTATATCCCAGGGATTGACCCTGATAGCCCCACTCAGAGAAGGTGAACAGCCAATGAACTCAGATACAACAAGCATGCTTGTACGAGGAGAATCACTCTGCCTACCCATAGCTTCATCCAGCTTTGCAGTTCCCTGTCTGCAGACAATATATTTGTACGGGACTAAGTTCATCCCATCTCTCACAGCATTGACAATGCAGCACTCTGCTACAGCATAATAGGCACTCTTCTCAAAGCGAGGAACAGGGCGGTCAATGATAATGACTGGTTGATAATGACTAGAACCATAATTAGCATTGATCCTCTGAGCAATTAAATATGCTTCCTTCTTTGCTTCCTGAACATCCTTCCCTGAACCCCTTGCGGGATTTACAATTTGAACAAGGACAACTTTTCCCTGCAAATCTGGATTCTGCTGCAGCAGCTGCTCCACTGCTAGAAATTTCAGATTGATACCTTTAAAAATATCCATGTCGTCAACCCCAAGAATAACTTTTCTATCCTTAAACTCTTCCTGGATCTCTTTTAGCTTAGTGGATGTAGAAGGAAGATTTAATACAGAATCAAGCCTACCCATATGAATGCCTACGGGCAAAATTTTGATAAATATAGTGCGGCCAAAGTAATCAAGTCCTATATGCCCTCGCTTAGATTCATAATCCAAGCCTAGCATTCTACTGCAGCATGAAAGAAAGTGGCGAGCATAATCAAATGTATGAAAACCAATTAAATCTGAATTCAACAATCCTTTGAGAATTTCATCCCTTACAGGCAAAGTTCGGTAAATTTCAGAAGATGGGAAAGGACTGTGAAGAAAGAACCCAAGTTTAACTCGATTAAATCGTTTCCTCAAGAAAGTAGGCAAAACCATCAAGTGATAATCATGAACCCAAACAAAATCATCATCGGGATTAATCACTTCCATGACTTTGTCTGCAAATATTTTGTTAGCAGAAACATAAGCTTGCCAAAGCACACGGTCAAAGCGATCACCGTGATCTGAGCATATGGGTAGCATATAATGGAACAGGGGCCAGAGCTGCTGCTTACAAAAACCAAGATAGAACTTTTTCTGCAGATCATGTGGTAGAAAGGTAGGCACACAATTAAAATCATCCAGTAATCTCTGAGCAACTTCATCCTGCTCACTAGCATCTATCTCAGCTTTGAGAGAACCCACATAGATCACCTCAGTATCAGAAGAAAAACCATCTTTTAATTGTAATAGAATTGAATCTTCATCCCAACTGAAACACCATTTAGCAGTATCAATATCTCTTTTAGCCTGCAGAGGCAACATGTTTGCCACAATGATTTTCCGCTCCCGACATCCAGAGGAACTAACGTCTGATTCACCATCCAGGTCAGAAATAATTCCAGGAACAGTCATAACCCTTGGAAGAGTTCTTGGGGTGTGAGGAATATCAAGCAAGTCTCCTCCACCAGCTAAATCTAAGAGATTAGCATAGGATCTTGATGCCATTACTTGTCACTTGGACCTTTCTTCAATATCTTCTTTCTGTCAATtcatacaaataaataaataaacacaacAGTTACAACAGACATCCAATGAATAATATGTCACGGGACCCCATGTAAAGATTTGACAGATActgcatatataatatatattcgaAATAAATCTCATAATTCATTTCAGGCATATACACTAGCATGGTTCTCATATTGTTGGTTAATCAAACTACCTAGTCAAATGCTATTAGTGCATATTTAGTAATCAAAGCAGTTCATATGAATGGATTCTAAAACAAATAGCACCAGGGGGTGAAAATAGAAGAAAACATATGATACAAATAAGCAATAGTAGGTCAACCAGGAATACTATCTCGAAAACATGTAAATTTATCTGGAGAAAGAATTCGGAAAACATTAACTGTGCTCATTATCATTGCTGACGACTAGACAAAATTGTTGTGCAAGCAATTATCATGCATTCATTTCTTTCAAGGCTCCCAAACTTAAAGAAAGAAACTTAACTAGTGAAACAGCAAAAATTAGgccaaaaaagaaaaacaaaaatgtgAACAACTACCAAAACTTAACATATATGGAGAatattttctaacattttgtAAAACACAGTACCAAATGAATATCAGGTAAAAGAAGAAGACCTCTTTAATGTTGACACTAAACCagaaaacaaaatttcaaaattcacacttagaagacattcataaatatttttacatGACAATTTGCTTCTATCCAATTGATTATCCCAAAACATGAACTAACACAAACCAAAAAGATTGATTCACTTTGAACACGATATATAGTGTCACTTTTCCTCTCCTCCATAGGTAGTTAAGCAAACTAAAAATTACAAACAGACTCATCTCCCTACACATTACTGCTGTCAAACAGCAAAGGAGAATAATTCCCAGCAGCATAAAGGGTGTAAAAAACATTGAGTCAAGTTCACCCATCACTTTCGTTTATAATACAACATATAAAATCACCAAAAAAGAAACCCTTTATTCAATATAAACAAATATGATAATCACcatatccaaaaaaaaatcacaatggTCCAAAAATTCCAATCCATGTACATTTATCAATCATACCCTACCACTTTCTTGCTGTAAAAGAGCTTCACCCCCAATCAACCCCAACAAAAACTTATCTAAACGAAAACCAAATAAAACTCTTTCCACTTTAAATCATCTCAACTATAATTTCCcaaacaaaaaaatcacaaaaaaaaaattcacaaagtaTAACCAATTAACAAAAACAGtacaaaaagcataaaaaaagtgCCTGCAACTGTTAGATCCCAACACGatgagaaaaaaaaaattcaaaaacaaatcaaacatatcAAAACTCCAAAAACTCATACATAAACAAATTGAAGCTATAACTCGCATTACAAAACTCCAAAACTCCAAGTAAACGACGATGCCGTTTAACACAATTTTCTTCTGAGAACCAAACTCACACAACACAACTAGTATCCACAAAAATTACACACAAAACGAAACGATCGATAGCATACAgttacaaaaacaacaaaaaacagcaaaattaacaacaaaaaagaagaaaaaataacgccaaacacttcaattcaaagaACGGATcagaaacaaaaacacaaaaaaaaatatatagttcAGTAGTGAGAACTCGGGATTCAGTTGATAGCTGTGATGAAGAACTTACCGGCGGCGACAGTTACAGCGAGATTCCGGTGGAAACGCGTAGTGATGAGAGAGAAAGTTTTAGAGAGAGAAAGTTTTTAGAGAGAGAGATATTTGAGTTTTGGAGAATGAAAGAACAAAATGAGAACGGCAACTGCAAGATTTTtggttttattataatttatataaattttagggTCAATGAAGAATAAGGCACTCGATGGAATGgatatagtttttaatttttaaaattattattatttattattatttattggattggattggattggatAAAATTTTGATGCTTTTCTTTCCGAATTaaataactatttatttttaCCGTGGTTTGTTTTTCTAACCATGGTTCCGCTTCGctggtttttctatttttattaattttttattctttcttttcgaGAATATTTTCATTTATTGGACTCTGATTTAGTTTATTTACTTTTCGTGGAAAGAAAAtatattgtttcttttttaaatgttttttttgttaGGTATTTTATTTCTAgcgagaaaaataaattattgtttATGTGCGTGTGCGTGTGTTTTACATGAATTAGTGGATGATTCTTTATCCACATCTTTATCATTAGTGTGgttgaatgttttattttattctttacaAGTTTTCAAGTGTTATATATTACAATTTATTTATCTTGAACCTAAAAAAGATGAGGGAAAGTGTATTATGAAAATGAAAGGTAATAAATGAATAATGGAGAAAAAAAGTAAACAcggttttaattttattaattgtaagaTTTTGTTTAATCTTTTATAAAAGtaacttttgattcttaagattaATATATTTGTGATAAATTTCTTTTACAAATAAACTTCTTTTGAGTGAAAGGTTATAAATATAAatgaatgaagaaaaaaaaagtaagcatcattttaattttattaatggtAAGATTTGGTTCAATCTTTTTGAAAAGtaacttttgattcttaagattaATACATTgtgaattattattaaattaattaacatataattattatttaatttgaaataagtaaatattaatttttgtgtatttgaaataagtaaataatgatcaattaatttaagtaaatattaattaaataatttctatttgattaattaaatttagaatttaaattttattaattttatttttaaatttatgtattatttgaaataaataaatatttatttgtgtgttatttgaaataagtgAATAAGTAATTGATAACTAATTtaatataattcaattaaatactaatttatttatttctattagattaattatatttagaatttatgttttataaattttatttttaaatttttgtattatttaaaataagtaaatatttatttgtgtattatttaaaataagtaaatatttatttgtgtgttatttaaaataaataaatatttattctaaattattaagttgaatatttattattagaaatattaataataaaaattgattggTGTAGCtctaaagtgattatcatttaattttaaggGATATGATTCAAGACCTCAtggatataaatattatattttttgttttaaattcagaattgttAATATTTGTTTGATTCTTACTAGAAacgaattttaatatttttttaatattttcaaatttaaattgtttaaaaataaaataaaatataaaatataaagtgGTTGTACacgtaattattaaaaaaaattagcttGAAAAACATATTAACAGAAAAACTAATATGGGTCAGTTAAATGTTGTAAGGAATTAAATAAGGTCTTTTTATTTTTCGGAAATTAAATTGGGTTCTGTAATTTTTTAGAGATCAAAATGAATTTTCATTCTTTATATTTTCATTCTTTTGAgagtcatcatcatcaaaactatttgAATATTTTACATTCACAGGACATAGAAACCCATGTGAGTCTATTGACTAGTCTACTTAAAGCTTAAACATTAAATTTGACTTCTCAAGTTGACGAAGCATTCACACAACTTAAAAATGCTATGACCAATATACCAATTTTGATATTACATGATTTTAACCTTCCTGCGATTTGGTTAAGATGAGGCTAAGGAAGATAATGATGCGGGAGAAAAAGCTATATCAAAAACTGCCTAAAAATGTCGTCTACCAATTTCATTTTGCTTATGGAAATGATAAATTGGGTGTCCAATTCTACACTTAGAACCATCTTAACTTAGATGCAAATAATGTGTTTATCTAAGGTTTATATCCTTAACACAAAGGTTTTAAATGCCTTAGCAAGAATGACAAAAATTTTACATCAAATGATGTTATCTTCAATGAACAAAACCTTATATTTCCTCAATTATTTCCTATACTATATATGTCAATTAATGATATATTTAACATGACTAAGCCCTTACCTTGTCTCACAAAAAGTTCAAGTACTTTTCTACCAAGATTTTAACATATTGTAGCTATTTTACCTTAGTTTGAACATGCAACTCTATCTCAGCATATGCCTACTAAGTTACCCTACAAGCCAGCTAGTCAATTCCCCATCTTTCTCCTATTATGTTAGAGGCCAATCTTCACACATTACCTGAACCAAATACACATGACCATACTCCTTAAATTTCTCAATAAAGAGTATGCATGAACAATTACATGTCTCAATCATTATCTATACAAAACCATAACTCGTATTGTTATCCATACTACATAAATATGCCTAGTCTATTACAAATACTACCCAGTTATCCTCAAGATACCATCTCATCCAATATAACACTAAGTATGATCGATACATTCTCGACCCTATCATTTCACAACACTAAACCAACTCATCCTCTCTTACAAAAAGGCCATCCTATATTGACTCATGTCAAAACAGGAAAATTAAAACTAAGACTAATTCTTGCTCACACGCATTCTTCTTAAATAGAattctttttttctaaaatagaGTTTGTCTTGTTGATGAACTTTGAAATGTACTCAAAGAGAAATGTATGGTTCATGGCTCGATTTTGTTGAAGATAATTAAAGATGTCTATAGAAGAACCAACAAAAACATATCCA includes these proteins:
- the LOC131620519 gene encoding probable alpha,alpha-trehalose-phosphate synthase [UDP-forming] 9, producing MASRSYANLLDLAGGGDLLDIPHTPRTLPRVMTVPGIISDLDGESDVSSSGCRERKIIVANMLPLQAKRDIDTAKWCFSWDEDSILLQLKDGFSSDTEVIYVGSLKAEIDASEQDEVAQRLLDDFNCVPTFLPHDLQKKFYLGFCKQQLWPLFHYMLPICSDHGDRFDRVLWQAYVSANKIFADKVMEVINPDDDFVWVHDYHLMVLPTFLRKRFNRVKLGFFLHSPFPSSEIYRTLPVRDEILKGLLNSDLIGFHTFDYARHFLSCCSRMLGLDYESKRGHIGLDYFGRTIFIKILPVGIHMGRLDSVLNLPSTSTKLKEIQEEFKDRKVILGVDDMDIFKGINLKFLAVEQLLQQNPDLQGKVVLVQIVNPARGSGKDVQEAKKEAYLIAQRINANYGSSHYQPVIIIDRPVPRFEKSAYYAVAECCIVNAVRDGMNLVPYKYIVCRQGTAKLDEAMGRQSDSPRTSMLVVSEFIGCSPSLSGAIRVNPWDIDAVADALNLALTMRDSEKKLRHEKHYRYVSSHDVAYWARSFMQDLERACKDHYTKRCWGIGLGLGFRVISLSHGFRKLSIDHIVSAYKRTKRRAIFLDYDGTIVPQTSINKTPSAEVISVLNALCNDSKNIVFIVSGRARDSLSDWFASCKMLGLAAEHGYFLRWNSDSEWETSHLSADLDWKQIVEPVMQSYTEATDGSNIEIKESALVWHHQDADPDFGSCQAKELLDHLESVLANEPALVKRGQHIVEVKPQGVTKGLVAEKVLLNMVNGGNPPDFVMCIGDDRSDEDMFESILSTVSCPSLPSAPEIFACTVGRKPSKAKYFLDDTADVVRLLQGLASSSNPKPKHHHHAQFQVSFESIVS